Proteins encoded together in one Quercus lobata isolate SW786 chromosome 3, ValleyOak3.0 Primary Assembly, whole genome shotgun sequence window:
- the LOC115980000 gene encoding uncharacterized protein LOC115980000, whose translation MNKKEKKDVPVAEKPSDCNGDRVTVSKFDNCVGNYFRANETISKLRGEDDEDYYALQQTEIQRLSSSLTFLRPCCTRTLLCMLEGMFGLWIGVLESMKCLTIILNVSLLWLLPQ comes from the exons ATGAAtaagaaggagaagaaggatGTTCCAGTTGCGGAGAAACCATCGGATTGCAATGGTGATAGGGTTACGGTTTCGAAGTTCGATAATTGTGTGGGCAATTACTTCAGAGCAAACGAAACCATATCTAAGCTCCGtggagaagatgatgaagattattATGCTCTTCAACAAACTGAAATTCAGCGTTTGTCTTCCTCGCTCACTTTCTTAAG ACCTTGCTGCACAAGGACTTTGTTATGTATGTTGGAGGGCATGTTTGGGCTTTGGATTGGTGTCCTAGAATCCATGAAATGCCTGACTATCATATTAAATGTGAG